Genomic segment of Gilliamella apis:
TAATAAATTGACGATGTTAACCGTATTATTACTAAATTATTCAAGAATTTTGCGTATTATCTCACAATATTTTTATATTTTTAAATAAAACAGATAAAACAATTAAATAATTGTGCTTTACATCAATTTAAGAATATTAATATGTGGAGCACAAATCTTACTCGATCTTTTTTACAATTATTGGGTTCTAGTTGTTTTTATTTAATTTTAATTATGATAAGTTTTATTCAGTTAGCCGATACATTCTTGAATTGTTATATCTATATTTTAATTTTAGTTTTAATCGTTGAATGGTGGCGTAGTGTCAATTATTTCAGAACTATTAAAGGTGAATTGGCATTATTTGAATATATACACCAAATTTATTGGCATAAACAACGTTGGCATTTAATGCGAAAACCACTGCTTTTACGTTATATGGTAATTTTAAA
This window contains:
- a CDS encoding protein YgfX, with the protein product MWSTNLTRSFLQLLGSSCFYLILIMISFIQLADTFLNCYIYILILVLIVEWWRSVNYFRTIKGELALFEYIHQIYWHKQRWHLMRKPLLLRYMVILNLKSCRDGKRRVLFLMIDNLAPNDWRTLHYHLKQIDLS